The Limnochorda sp. LNt genome includes a region encoding these proteins:
- a CDS encoding nucleotidyl transferase AbiEii/AbiGii toxin family protein — protein MEAVPAEMLRLCKVWAQGRLASAYYLAGGTALALQLGHRTSVDLDWFSRQPDERIPVRTIAHELEHLFGRGRIQPIQRQIDQATWLICNVRFTVLAYPFPLLDSLVPGKQVHRDLEGVWLASPREIAWMKADALGRRASFRDYVDLYFLLSRGVISLKEIVDGASRKFVLQGRSLFNGRLFLEQLVYLGDLEDVDVTLRLVGDPLSPDQIQAYLREEVAAYVRREVERGPAS, from the coding sequence GTGGAGGCTGTGCCTGCGGAGATGCTGCGACTCTGCAAGGTGTGGGCGCAGGGCAGGTTGGCCTCCGCTTACTACCTCGCCGGCGGCACGGCTCTGGCACTCCAGTTAGGTCACCGCACGTCCGTTGACCTCGATTGGTTCTCACGACAGCCGGATGAGCGCATACCGGTTCGCACCATCGCCCATGAACTGGAACATCTGTTTGGGCGCGGCCGGATCCAGCCCATCCAGCGTCAGATCGACCAGGCGACCTGGCTCATATGCAACGTGCGCTTCACCGTACTCGCCTACCCGTTCCCGTTGCTGGATTCACTGGTGCCGGGCAAGCAGGTTCACCGCGACCTTGAGGGGGTGTGGCTTGCATCTCCCCGAGAGATCGCGTGGATGAAGGCCGATGCGCTGGGCAGGCGCGCGTCGTTTCGTGACTACGTGGATCTCTACTTCCTCCTGAGTCGGGGCGTGATCTCCCTCAAGGAGATCGTCGACGGGGCCTCCCGCAAGTTCGTGTTGCAGGGCCGGTCATTGTTCAACGGGCGCCTGTTCCTCGAGCAGCTCGTCTATCTGGGGGACCTGGAGGACGTCGACGTCACCCTGCGGCTGGTCGGGGACCCGCTGTCCCCCGACCAGATCCAGGCCTACCTGCGAGAAGAGGTCGCTGCCTACGTGCGTCGCGAGGTCGAAAGGGGGCCAGCCTCCTGA
- a CDS encoding YkvA family protein yields METVEAGSVGQAKGQTPSTRGWLSEIGALVAPVLGRVPAYGRLAWALWREPALSRARKALLIGGLAYSLSPVDLVPGFVPGAGQLDDLLALLYALRSALGALPAASREAHLRAVGLDPSTLEDDIARVRAALGLLARQGVRAGLWTARLGLRAAGLGLRLVGRGAVGLAKAVRRPRRGP; encoded by the coding sequence GTGGAGACTGTGGAGGCCGGATCAGTAGGGCAGGCCAAGGGTCAGACGCCATCCACGCGAGGCTGGCTGAGCGAGATCGGGGCGCTGGTGGCGCCGGTGCTCGGCCGGGTGCCTGCCTACGGAAGGCTCGCCTGGGCACTGTGGCGCGAGCCGGCGCTCTCCCGCGCCCGCAAGGCGCTGCTGATCGGCGGCCTCGCCTACTCGCTGTCGCCGGTCGATCTCGTGCCAGGCTTCGTGCCCGGCGCAGGCCAGCTCGACGACCTGCTTGCCCTGCTCTACGCGTTGCGCTCGGCCCTCGGCGCGCTGCCGGCGGCCTCGCGGGAGGCTCACCTGCGGGCGGTCGGCCTCGATCCGTCCACCCTGGAAGATGATATCGCCCGGGTACGTGCCGCCCTGGGTCTCTTGGCCCGACAGGGCGTCAGGGCCGGGCTCTGGACGGCCCGCCTTGGGCTGCGGGCGGCCGGATTGGGCCTGCGGCTCGTGGGACGGGGGGCCGTAGGCCTTGCGAAAGCCGTGCGGAGGCCACGACGCGGGCCTTGA
- a CDS encoding AAA family ATPase — translation MRRDAGRRAPAENGPDAMRMPGRRILVVGTSGSGKTTTARRLARALGYVHVELDALHWGPDWTPAPDAVFRHRVHEATSGRCWVVDGNFTRVRDIVWPVADTVVWLDYPLPVILGRLLRRTARRVFLRERLWSGNRESLWRLFTADSIILWALKTYRRRRREYAELLARPEYQHLRAIRLRSPTQAEAWLQAVAAVASDTRARDSPVTLEAP, via the coding sequence ATGCGACGCGACGCTGGACGGCGAGCGCCTGCCGAGAACGGGCCGGACGCCATGCGGATGCCGGGCCGGCGCATCCTCGTCGTGGGGACGTCCGGGTCGGGCAAGACCACCACGGCCCGGCGCCTCGCACGTGCCCTCGGGTACGTGCACGTCGAGCTCGACGCACTGCACTGGGGGCCCGACTGGACGCCGGCGCCCGACGCGGTGTTTCGGCATCGGGTCCACGAGGCGACCAGCGGCCGCTGCTGGGTGGTCGACGGCAACTTTACCCGCGTGCGGGACATCGTCTGGCCGGTGGCCGACACCGTCGTCTGGCTCGACTATCCGCTACCCGTCATCCTGGGGCGCCTGCTGCGTCGGACGGCCCGTCGCGTCTTCCTGCGAGAGCGCCTCTGGAGCGGCAACCGGGAGTCGCTGTGGCGGCTCTTCACGGCCGACTCCATCATCCTGTGGGCGCTCAAGACCTATCGCCGTCGGCGGCGCGAGTACGCCGAGCTCCTGGCCCGCCCCGAATACCAGCACCTGCGCGCCATCCGCCTGCGCTCGCCGACACAGGCCGAAGCGTGGCTACAGGCGGTGGCCGCCGTGGCGAGCGATACCCGAGCGCGCGATTCCCCTGTGACGCTGGAGGCCCCATAG
- a CDS encoding ABC transporter substrate-binding protein, translated as MRALSRRLQMAEVRLALVAVVLASLVGTWVTAAAAGQPGPNPPWLAPMFQEIGQHGGTLTLALGDSPQTFNYYAVLDGNAQTVLNNVFDRLFSLDPVTGELVPNLVERYEFSSDGLVLTAYLRPGIRWSDGQPLTADDVVFTFEELAANTGLRANQSATLTIAGQRLRFRKVDDLTFQVLLPARYGAVLQALSFSPVLPKHKLAPYDPIGKPEEFGRVWSTDWDLSDIVGTGPFVLADYRPGQKVTLVRNPHSWRRDPQGNVLPYVDRLEYVIIRDPNQQMAQFLSGQLDVLSLSGSQYPDMKRRELAGAGFVALAGRGLYGVPSTIHWGFNYDEPEPVLRELFRDVRFRQAMQAALNRQRIIDDVFNGLASLPGHGVPPNTFFWRDTTAYLGTYDLGRAAALLDEIGLPMGSDGVRRMKDGRPLRFTLTYGSDSTTYPGIATILQNDLASIGVRIDLQGLPFSTVFQTALSGNFQSILMAYGDQPDPQLRKDIWQPGTSLHYWHRSVQPAREGETPRLELMFDWERRIYDLFQQAEVTDDQELRRQLYGEWQEISARNVEVVMVVKPGVATAAWKRVGNVFVHPEAQLILWSNMTVFKRP; from the coding sequence ATGAGAGCGCTATCGAGACGTCTCCAGATGGCAGAGGTGCGCCTGGCGCTGGTAGCGGTGGTGTTGGCGTCCCTCGTCGGGACGTGGGTGACGGCGGCGGCCGCGGGCCAGCCCGGCCCCAACCCCCCGTGGCTCGCTCCGATGTTCCAGGAGATTGGCCAGCACGGCGGCACCCTGACCCTGGCGCTGGGTGACAGCCCTCAGACCTTCAACTACTACGCCGTGCTGGACGGCAACGCGCAGACCGTCCTCAACAACGTCTTCGACCGCCTGTTCAGCCTCGACCCCGTCACGGGCGAGCTCGTGCCCAACCTGGTGGAGCGGTACGAGTTCTCGTCGGATGGGCTGGTGCTCACGGCCTACCTGCGGCCGGGCATCCGCTGGTCCGACGGCCAGCCGCTGACCGCCGACGACGTGGTCTTCACCTTCGAGGAGCTGGCCGCCAATACCGGGCTGCGAGCCAACCAATCGGCGACGCTGACCATCGCGGGCCAGCGCCTGCGCTTTCGCAAGGTGGACGACCTGACCTTCCAGGTGCTCCTGCCGGCCCGCTACGGCGCCGTCTTGCAGGCGCTCTCCTTCTCGCCGGTGCTGCCCAAGCACAAGCTCGCGCCCTACGACCCCATCGGCAAGCCGGAGGAGTTCGGGCGGGTCTGGTCGACGGACTGGGACCTCTCCGACATCGTGGGGACCGGGCCCTTCGTCCTGGCCGACTACCGACCCGGCCAGAAGGTGACCCTGGTGCGCAACCCCCACTCCTGGCGGCGCGATCCCCAGGGCAACGTCCTGCCCTACGTCGATCGGCTGGAGTACGTCATCATCCGGGACCCCAACCAGCAGATGGCCCAGTTCCTCTCCGGGCAGCTCGACGTGCTGTCGCTCAGCGGCTCCCAGTATCCCGACATGAAGCGCCGCGAGCTGGCCGGGGCCGGATTCGTCGCCCTGGCGGGGCGCGGGCTCTATGGCGTACCGTCCACCATCCACTGGGGCTTCAACTACGACGAGCCCGAGCCGGTGCTCCGGGAACTCTTCCGGGACGTGCGCTTCCGACAGGCCATGCAGGCGGCGCTCAACCGGCAGCGGATCATCGATGACGTCTTCAACGGACTGGCATCGCTACCCGGTCACGGCGTGCCGCCCAACACGTTCTTCTGGCGGGACACCACCGCCTACCTGGGCACGTACGACCTCGGCCGGGCCGCCGCCCTGCTGGACGAGATCGGGCTCCCCATGGGAAGCGACGGCGTGCGCCGCATGAAGGACGGACGGCCGCTGCGCTTCACCCTGACGTACGGCAGCGACTCCACGACGTATCCCGGCATCGCCACCATCCTGCAGAACGACCTGGCATCCATCGGGGTGCGTATCGACTTGCAGGGCTTGCCGTTCAGCACCGTCTTCCAGACGGCGCTGTCGGGCAACTTCCAGTCCATCTTGATGGCCTACGGTGACCAACCGGATCCGCAGCTTCGCAAGGACATCTGGCAGCCCGGCACCTCCCTGCACTACTGGCACCGCTCGGTGCAACCCGCCCGGGAGGGGGAGACGCCCCGGCTCGAGCTGATGTTCGACTGGGAGCGGCGCATCTACGACCTCTTCCAGCAGGCGGAGGTGACCGACGACCAGGAGCTGCGCCGGCAGCTGTATGGGGAGTGGCAG
- a CDS encoding DUF6922 domain-containing protein, producing the protein MRPLPGNLASLFHRQDPSTIDLDRHAGLVIRTVLAEGDWDQVRWLFREYGWERIRQVVVADHQGLRALPEPTRRLWLAVFAETPQAQAGEGESSDPIERWACRRLPPGARPRPG; encoded by the coding sequence ATGCGGCCCCTCCCCGGGAATCTGGCCTCATTGTTTCATCGCCAGGACCCCTCCACCATCGACCTCGACCGTCACGCCGGACTGGTCATCCGCACCGTCCTTGCAGAAGGCGACTGGGATCAGGTGCGGTGGCTGTTTCGCGAGTACGGTTGGGAGCGGATCCGGCAGGTCGTGGTGGCCGACCACCAGGGCTTGCGCGCATTGCCCGAGCCAACGCGCCGGCTCTGGCTGGCCGTCTTCGCTGAAACGCCGCAGGCCCAGGCAGGCGAAGGGGAGAGCAGTGACCCCATCGAGCGCTGGGCCTGTCGTCGGCTCCCGCCGGGTGCGAGACCGAGACCGGGCTGA
- a CDS encoding ribonucleotide-diphosphate reductase subunit beta: MAPTSRELSPLFAGDPLEPMQLFPLRYPWAYAHAQQGKRNTWFPEEIPLADDVRDFKERLNDEERRAVELLLGFFNPMESLVTHNLILAIYPVLTAPEVRLYLARQVWEEANHTMAFEYVLKTLPVERQRVFEAHRSVPAVQAKEAFERELTRQWLERPDVRTDDGKRALLRNLVGYYVILEGVFFYAGFLTFYSFRRRNLLRGLASLIDWVLKDESLHLSFGIHLITTLLEEHPHLMTAPFARELERLILRAVELERDYNQALVSRPILGVSAETLNAYVEYVTDRRLEELGLGARFGTPNPARWMAVEVDVPEIVNFFEATNTSYEVAARREPGADAVG; this comes from the coding sequence ATGGCCCCGACGAGCCGCGAGCTCTCCCCGCTTTTCGCCGGGGATCCCCTCGAGCCCATGCAGCTCTTCCCTCTGCGCTACCCCTGGGCCTACGCCCACGCCCAGCAGGGCAAGCGCAACACGTGGTTTCCCGAGGAGATCCCCCTGGCCGACGACGTGCGGGACTTCAAGGAGCGTCTCAACGACGAGGAGCGGCGCGCGGTCGAGCTGCTGTTGGGCTTCTTCAACCCCATGGAGTCGCTGGTCACCCACAACCTCATCCTGGCCATCTACCCGGTCCTGACCGCCCCCGAGGTGCGCCTCTACCTGGCCCGCCAGGTGTGGGAGGAGGCCAACCACACCATGGCGTTCGAGTACGTGCTCAAGACGCTGCCGGTGGAGCGCCAGCGCGTCTTCGAGGCGCACCGCAGCGTGCCGGCGGTGCAGGCCAAGGAGGCCTTCGAGCGGGAGCTGACCCGCCAGTGGCTGGAGCGGCCCGACGTGCGCACCGACGACGGCAAGCGGGCACTTTTGCGCAACCTGGTGGGCTACTACGTCATCCTGGAGGGCGTCTTCTTCTACGCGGGGTTCCTGACGTTCTACAGCTTTCGCCGGCGCAACCTGTTGCGGGGGCTCGCCTCGCTCATCGACTGGGTGCTCAAGGACGAGAGCCTGCACCTCTCCTTCGGCATCCACCTCATCACCACGCTGCTGGAGGAGCATCCGCACCTCATGACCGCGCCCTTCGCCCGGGAGCTGGAGCGCCTCATCCTCCGGGCCGTCGAGCTGGAGCGCGACTACAACCAGGCCCTGGTGTCCCGCCCCATCCTGGGGGTGAGCGCCGAGACCCTCAACGCCTACGTGGAGTACGTGACGGACCGGCGGCTGGAGGAGCTGGGGCTGGGGGCGCGCTTCGGCACGCCCAACCCAGCCCGGTGGATGGCCGTCGAGGTGGACGTGCCCGAGATCGTCAACTTCTTCGAGGCGACCAACACGTCATACGAGGTGGCGGCACGCCGGGAGCCGGGAGCGGATGCGGTCGGATGA
- a CDS encoding ribonucleoside-diphosphate reductase subunit alpha, whose amino-acid sequence MAHRLEEAIRAWTRGLADAERLAAALERGLALSGPPPGDPAEANTFWVQLACHHLPLHPDFDRLAVRAALSGLYREALAASPAPDDAAALSPVFALDAATYRSAFVHYIRQGIELGELDPRLASFDLARLARLVVPARDELIPYAGLATLMDRYLVRHPESRRLLETPQYLWMRVAMGLALAEAPDARDLWAARFYQLMSTLRYVPSTPTLFNAGTTHPQLSSCYLSDVLDSMDHILESATDFGHLAKYAGGIGASITKLRSAGSPVRGINGQSSGIVPFAHMYDALIKAVSQGGRRRGTLALYLEPWHLEIEAFLDLKRNAGDPYLRTPSLDTALWVPDEFLRRVEADEAWYLFDPRYVPELPELFGQAFGEAYEARIRQARAGQLPARAFREVCARGLFREILATLQETSHPWIVFKDAGNARSMLPGVIHSSNLCTEIFLPTSPQEIAVCNLGSVNLARHLRADPAGPGRLRAADVDWPALQATVELAVRALDDVIDVNFYPVDKARRSNLRHRPVGLGIMGFAEAFARLGMAYGDPASADLVDRVVEFVSFHAIRTSARLARERGSFAAFSESRWAQGRLPLDTLAELQSHRRRPVEVDRSARLPWDTLRPLVRGGMRNGTVMAIAPTATISLVAGTTPSLDPYYANVFARQTLSGKFMEVNRVLVDELEALRLWEDVRERIVAERGDLSAVEEIPEPVRRRYPTAYRIPPEAYVELAARAQKWVDMGISRNLFLQSRDLDAMAEVYLAAWRKGLKSTYYLFMAPRMYAEPSTVQVNKARRRPRWSFLEPASTNGHGAPGEHCALDGGGPGCESCQ is encoded by the coding sequence ATGGCCCACCGCCTGGAGGAGGCCATCCGTGCATGGACCCGAGGTCTTGCCGACGCCGAGCGGCTGGCCGCCGCGCTCGAGCGCGGTCTGGCACTGTCCGGCCCGCCGCCCGGCGATCCCGCTGAGGCAAACACCTTCTGGGTGCAACTGGCCTGCCACCACCTGCCCCTGCACCCCGACTTCGACCGGCTCGCCGTGCGGGCCGCTCTGTCGGGGCTCTACCGTGAGGCGCTGGCGGCGAGCCCGGCACCTGACGACGCCGCCGCCCTCTCGCCCGTCTTCGCCCTCGACGCGGCTACCTACCGGAGCGCCTTCGTACACTACATTCGCCAGGGCATCGAGTTGGGCGAGCTCGACCCCCGCCTCGCGTCCTTCGACCTCGCCCGCCTGGCCCGGCTGGTCGTGCCGGCACGCGACGAGCTCATCCCGTACGCCGGGCTCGCCACCCTGATGGATCGCTACCTGGTGCGCCACCCGGAGAGCCGGCGGCTGCTGGAGACGCCGCAGTACCTGTGGATGCGGGTGGCCATGGGCCTGGCGCTGGCCGAGGCACCCGATGCCCGCGACCTCTGGGCGGCCCGCTTCTACCAGCTCATGAGCACGCTCCGCTACGTGCCCAGCACCCCCACCCTCTTCAACGCGGGCACCACCCATCCCCAGCTCTCCTCGTGCTACCTGTCCGACGTGCTGGACTCCATGGACCACATCCTGGAGTCGGCCACCGACTTCGGCCACCTGGCCAAGTACGCCGGGGGCATCGGCGCCTCCATCACCAAGCTGCGCTCGGCCGGTTCGCCGGTGCGGGGCATCAACGGCCAGTCGTCGGGCATCGTCCCCTTCGCGCACATGTACGACGCGCTCATCAAGGCCGTCAGCCAGGGGGGCCGCCGCCGGGGCACGCTGGCCCTCTACCTGGAGCCGTGGCACCTGGAGATCGAGGCCTTCCTCGACCTCAAGCGCAACGCCGGTGACCCCTACCTGCGCACCCCGAGCCTCGACACGGCCCTGTGGGTGCCCGACGAGTTCCTGCGCCGCGTCGAGGCCGACGAAGCCTGGTACCTCTTCGACCCGCGCTACGTGCCGGAGCTGCCCGAGCTCTTCGGGCAGGCGTTTGGGGAGGCGTACGAAGCCCGCATCCGCCAGGCGAGGGCCGGCCAGCTCCCGGCTCGGGCCTTCCGCGAAGTGTGCGCCCGGGGGCTCTTCCGTGAGATCCTGGCCACGCTGCAGGAGACCTCCCACCCGTGGATCGTCTTCAAGGACGCGGGCAACGCCCGCAGCATGCTGCCGGGCGTCATCCACTCCAGCAACCTCTGCACGGAGATCTTCCTGCCCACGTCGCCGCAGGAGATCGCCGTCTGCAACCTGGGCAGCGTCAACCTGGCGCGCCACCTGCGGGCGGACCCCGCCGGCCCCGGCCGCCTGCGGGCGGCGGACGTGGACTGGCCGGCGCTGCAAGCGACGGTAGAGCTGGCGGTGAGGGCGCTCGACGACGTCATCGACGTCAACTTCTACCCCGTCGACAAGGCCCGCCGCTCCAACCTGCGCCACCGCCCCGTGGGGCTCGGCATCATGGGCTTCGCCGAGGCCTTCGCCCGGCTCGGGATGGCCTACGGCGACCCGGCGTCGGCCGATCTCGTCGACCGAGTGGTGGAGTTCGTCAGCTTCCACGCCATCCGCACCTCGGCGCGGCTGGCCCGGGAGCGAGGGTCCTTCGCAGCCTTCTCGGAGAGCCGGTGGGCGCAGGGCCGGCTGCCGCTGGACACCCTGGCCGAGCTCCAATCCCACCGGAGGCGCCCCGTCGAGGTGGACCGCAGCGCCCGGCTGCCGTGGGACACCCTGCGCCCTCTCGTGCGGGGCGGCATGCGCAACGGTACCGTGATGGCCATCGCCCCGACGGCCACCATCAGCCTCGTCGCAGGCACGACGCCCAGCCTCGACCCCTACTACGCCAACGTCTTCGCCCGCCAGACGCTGTCGGGCAAGTTCATGGAGGTCAACCGGGTGCTGGTCGACGAGCTCGAGGCCCTGAGGCTGTGGGAGGACGTGCGCGAGCGCATCGTCGCCGAGCGGGGGGACCTGTCGGCCGTCGAGGAGATCCCCGAGCCGGTGCGGCGGCGCTACCCGACGGCCTACCGCATCCCGCCCGAGGCGTACGTCGAGCTGGCCGCTCGCGCCCAGAAGTGGGTGGACATGGGCATCAGCCGCAACCTCTTCCTGCAGAGCCGGGACCTCGACGCCATGGCGGAGGTGTACCTGGCGGCCTGGCGCAAGGGGCTCAAGTCCACGTACTACCTCTTCATGGCACCCCGGATGTACGCGGAACCCTCGACGGTGCAGGTCAACAAGGCCCGGCGGCGCCCGCGCTGGAGCTTCCTAGAGCCGGCCTCGACCAACGGGCACGGCGCCCCTGGCGAGCACTGCGCCCTCGACGGGGGCGGCCCGGGGTGCGAGTCGTGCCAGTAG